The DNA segment ACTGTCTTCACCAGGTATTGCTGCCCATCCGATAAATATGCATTTGAGCTCTCTGCAACTGAACTCACAGCTGCAACTCAATGCTCAAATGCACCAGAAGTTTACGGTCGGACTTACTCCAAACCACATGAGCGGATTTTTCAAGAGCCCATCGACTTCTCCGAGCAGTATTAATGCGAATATGAGCAACAGTGGCGCCAGCGCCTTGACAAGCTCCAGTCACACATCGTCCAAGCCGGCAACCAACGGTAACAGTGATCGTAATTCTCGGGACAACTCCACTCCCACTAGTGCCAGCACTAGCAACAGCgggaacagcaacaacagcatgcCTTCCGTTACGGAACTATCTGCACATCCACTCAATCGGCTCCAATCGATGCAGCCCTTTGATTTCCGCAAActttcggctgctgctgccagtcTGAGTGGATTCACGGCGGCAGGTCTGCCACCACCGAGGCTAAGCCCCGAAGCAGCTGTTGCTCAGCATCATTTTAATCAGCAAcaagcagcagccgcagccgcaTACGCTGCCAACACGGTCAAACGACGTAACTCACAGACCTCCTTGGATGCGCAGGCGGCAGTATCTCGTGAGcatgctgcagctgcggcCAACTTTATGAATCTGTCCATGAGTGGCCATGGTTTACCCTTTCCCttaccacctccaccaccatcatcgtcagTCGCCATGTCGTTGGCAAACTCGCTCAACCACTCAGCTGCCGCAATGGCCGCAGCGGTCTCGGGCAACCCTTTGGCAGCTAGCTTCGTCGCTCAGTCATTTCCAAACCTGCTGGCTGCTTCAGCCGCCCGCGAGTCAACTCGTAGTAAATCACCTCACTCACACCACAAGCTGCCGCATAAAGCAAGCTCCCATGAGCAACACAAAAACTCTTTGGACAACAGCACTTCGAATGAATCTGGAATCGTACGAGATCATCGGGCCGGAGacggagaaagagagtcgTCAGCAGCACACCATCATCAGGAACAGCGTGATCGTGAACGAGAAAATGTTCTAAATCTGAGCCGTGACTtggcagctgcagcagcggctGCAAATCGTCGCCTCCAGCAACCACCTTTGCAACCTGGTGCGGCAATGTCTCGCATGCACCACCTACCACCATCGTCAGGAGGTCAGCTTAAGAAGCCTCCTTCGTCTCCAAGCAGCAAGCGGCAATGGGGTGCAATCCCGCCCAACCTTGGTACACAGTACGTCAACCCAGCGACAGGAAAGAAACGCGTTCAATGCAATGTTTGCTTCAAGACCTTTTGTGATAAGGGTGCCCTCAAGATCCATTTCTCGGCTGTACACCTGCGAGAGATGCACAAATGCACTGTTGAAGGGTGCAGTATGATGTTCAGTTCGCGTCGTTCCCGGAACCGGCATAGTGCCAATCCTAACCCAAAGCTACATTCTCCGCACCTTCGTCGCAAAATATCACCACATGACGGTCGCAGTGCACAGCCTCATCCTATTCTCCTTTCCACAGCGGGTATGCCACTTCCGAATGGACTTAGCCCGTTACACCCGTTCGGTCCCGCGTTCCCTCTTATTCCACCCGGGGAACACCTACGAGGGCATCCATCGCTCTCGGCATTAGAGTTCAAGGCAAATATGGAGGCCAGCATGCATAGACGGCTCGCTGCCGAACATCATCATGCGCAAGTGGCAGCCGAAAAGCATAATCGTGAAAGTGCACGCGTTTCCCTGAGCCCCGAAAACTATCGGTACCGCAGCAGCCCCCATAGTGATACACCTGATCGATACATGGGCTCTTCTTCGGGGGCGTCGTCAGGAGCACCACATCTAAACAGTTCAGGAAGTCGACTGGACGACGAAGACGGCGATGAAGACgaagacgatgatgatgatcgcaaCGGAATCGTCATTGATGGTAACGATGTAGATGACGATGTCGAAGGGCACCAATTCGACATGTCACTAAGCTCAGAGTCAGAAGACGTGAAGTCATTTGGCCGACATGAAGACGATGAGGATGGATTTTCGGAACGAGGTGAGGAGGAGCCACAAGACTTCAGCCTGTCGAAACGCCACAACAGACCCTCTACGGATGCTGATGACATTGCTAGCAATAACGGCGATAGCAACGGTGAAGTAACTCGTGATGATGTTAATGCATTCCTCTCAAGCAATAAACGCAAACGCAAGAGTCTTAATCCCACCAAATGTGCCGTGGTTCCTTTGTCTCGGTTGTCAAACAACGAAGACAATGAGGAGAAAGAGCCAGCAGCGCGAACCGAAGAAGAAGCATGTGAAACATCGATTCCGCTGGTGAAAAAAATTAAGATAGAATCAATCGACGATGATCAACCTGTAGCTTTATTGAGGTCGGAACAAACAGTATCGCCAGGTCCAAAATCGCCAACCGAGCAGGATTCAGCAGTGGTTTCTCCTTCTCTGCAAAATGGAGATTGCGATAAAGAAGGTAAGGAGAGCAATGCTAACGAAATTGAAAAAGATGATTCATTAGTCTCCGATCGAAGGCCCTCAggggatgaagaaaaaaaggtagtGCCCAATGAAACGGTTCGTGTTAAAGCGGAACCTACGGAGGAAGGACTTCAAGAACAATCCGCATCAGAAGCCACCGATTTGTCGTTAGATCTTTCCAAAAAACAATCTCGTTCCAGTCCTGATGTTAACGCGAATGAAA comes from the Anopheles coluzzii chromosome 2, AcolN3, whole genome shotgun sequence genome and includes:
- the LOC120949577 gene encoding zinc finger protein basonuclin-2-like, whose protein sequence is MVMSPSRRLSSPGIAAHPINMHLSSLQLNSQLQLNAQMHQKFTVGLTPNHMSGFFKSPSTSPSSINANMSNSGASALTSSSHTSSKPATNGNSDRNSRDNSTPTSASTSNSGNSNNSMPSVTELSAHPLNRLQSMQPFDFRKLSAAAASLSGFTAAGLPPPRLSPEAAVAQHHFNQQQAAAAAAYAANTVKRRNSQTSLDAQAAVSREHAAAAANFMNLSMSGHGLPFPLPPPPPSSSVAMSLANSLNHSAAAMAAAVSGNPLAASFVAQSFPNLLAASAARESTRSKSPHSHHKLPHKASSHEQHKNSLDNSTSNESGIVRDHRAGDGERESSAAHHHQEQRDRERENVLNLSRDLAAAAAAANRRLQQPPLQPGAAMSRMHHLPPSSGGQLKKPPSSPSSKRQWGAIPPNLGTQYVNPATGKKRVQCNVCFKTFCDKGALKIHFSAVHLREMHKCTVEGCSMMFSSRRSRNRHSANPNPKLHSPHLRRKISPHDGRSAQPHPILLSTAGMPLPNGLSPLHPFGPAFPLIPPGEHLRGHPSLSALEFKANMEASMHRRLAAEHHHAQVAAEKHNRESARVSLSPENYRYRSSPHSDTPDRYMGSSSGASSGAPHLNSSGSRLDDEDGDEDEDDDDDRNGIVIDGNDVDDDVEGHQFDMSLSSESEDVKSFGRHEDDEDGFSERGEEEPQDFSLSKRHNRPSTDADDIASNNGDSNGEVTRDDVNAFLSSNKRKRKSLNPTKCAVVPLSRLSNNEDNEEKEPAARTEEEACETSIPLVKKIKIESIDDDQPVALLRSEQTVSPGPKSPTEQDSAVVSPSLQNGDCDKEGKESNANEIEKDDSLVSDRRPSGDEEKKVVPNETVRVKAEPTEEGLQEQSASEATDLSLDLSKKQSRSSPDVNANEKFQSKYSIDVRPSSELLENPLSLIRPKQEVSENDRQRPGSADSKKSAGDNFDSANTLRRLENLSHGPLNDIMIQRAAGLLGGPQFPPLSYLMNAAPPSPARSRSPSPPTCQDHELEDSDDNVDYCEEGNCFSDPDVPLDKDNPKKCSACGKLFQNHFAVKTHYQNVHLKLLHKCNIDGCNAAFPSKRSRDRHASNLNLHRKLLSTTADSNETVLPMEKHQQQQYTGAATFPGSALPAEFLARLYADSQKFPMNLEAAFKNHALASGGSAYSDHFLNGSSTQRSFQSGATNPFLFPPLGGLAGFPALSQFSHLLPHPLNGIATQLSGDGTAAAASGCGSGGGGRVSASRSESPISACSPPVTTNIPSPLSQHDRTTPNSGNGGSFHSSASETRSTIPANNNRCTPDSFS